In the Clostridium cellulovorans 743B genome, TTAAGAAAGCTAAAGTTATAAAAAATGCTATTAGTTACATAGCTATTCTTGAAACATTAATTGCGCTGATAATGCCTGTACATGTATATACCGTAGGCACAATAGTTTATGATGCTATTGATGTAGTTACATTAGGAATTTGTACTTTTATATCCATTAGAGCAGTATTTAAAAAACAAGAAGGTGCAGTGATAATTTTAACAAGTAGTATCATTGTTGTTTTTTCAATGATATATGACACTGTCTTTGAATTAAAGTTAGTTGGTGGACATACGGAGGTTACCCCTATTGCATTTTTCATATTTATATTTTTACAGGCGTTTACCTTAGCTAGAAATTTTTCTAAAGATTATAATGATGTAATAGTTATGACAACGCAGTTAGAAGATATGCTTAATAAAGAAAAGACTCTTACTGAAAAATTAACAAAGCTTGATAAGTTAAAGGATGAGTTTTTAGCTAATACATCCCACGAACTTAGGACTCCATTGAACGGAATAATAAATATGACTGAGGCAGTATTAAGCGGTGCTGAAGGATATGTTAATGATATGCAGCGTAGAAACTTAAGTCTTGTAGTTTCTAGTGGAAAGAGATTAAACAATCTTGTAAATGATATTTTAGATATGTCTAGACTTAAATATAAGGATATTAGATTAAATAGAAAAACCTATGATGCAAAAAAATTGATTTTTTCGGTAGTAAATATTTTTGAATATATTAAACCAAATAAGCAAGTGAGAATAGAGTTAAGTATTGAAGAAAAGTTACCATTTATACTTGTTGATGAGGATAGGTTTAATCAGATTCTATTTAATATAATCGGTAATGCTATGAAATTTACTCACAAAGGAAAGATTGCCGTTAGTACTGAAAGAATTGATAACTTTGTGGAAATTAGGATTGAAGATACTGGTATAGGTATATCAGAAGATAAGCTTGATCAGATATGGAATGCATTTGAGCAGATAGATGCATCTATTACAAGAAAATATGGTGGTATGGGGCTTGGATTATCAATAACAAAAAATTTGGTAGAACTTCATGGTGGAAGTATAAATGTAGAGTCTCAAATAAATAAAGGAACAATCTTTAGATTCACAGTACCAATATCAGAGGAAGAAATTGAAGAGAATAGTTCAAAATCTAACTTAGAAGATAAAAAGTATAACTATGCATTATCAGTACCAGAAAGAATACATGGAGATTCAGGAAAAATATTGGTAGTAGATGATGAAATAATTAATTTACACTCCATTGCTAATATATTAAAGCATGAGAATTATGATATAACTTGTGTTGCTGATGGGGAAAGTGCTATAGAGATACTTAAAAGAGATAAGAGCTTTTCTTTAGTAATTTTAGATATAATGATGCCGGATATGACTGGTTATCAGGTATGTAAGGCAATAAGAGAAACAGATAATTTATTTGAGATGCCAATTTTAATGCTAACAGCTAGTAATCAGCCAAAGACTGTTATACAAGCATTTAAAGAGGGAGCTAATGACTTTTTGTACAAACCTTTTGAAGTAGATGAACTACTAGCAAGAACTAAAACTTTGACAGAGCTAAAAAAGTCAGTTATCAAAGCTTTCGATATGGAGATGGCATTTCTGCAAGCACAAATAAAGCCACACTTTTTATTCAACGTAATAAACACAATTGTAGCTCTTTGTGATGATAATCCAGAGGAAGCTAGTGAATTATTAATTGAATTTAGCAGTTATCTAAGAAGTAGTTTTGATTTTAGAAATTTAGAACAAGCTATAGCATTAGAAAAAGAAATAGAGTATGTGAATTCTTATTTGAAGTTAGAGAAAGCTCGATTTGGAGAAAAGTTAACTATAGAATTTGATATAGATGATAGCATTAAGGCAAAAATACCTCCACTAGTGATTCAACCATTAGTTGAGAATGCTGTTAAGCATGGTGTTATGAAAAAAAGCGAAGGTGGTACGGTTAGATTGTCGATAAAAGAGACTAATGGAGAAATTAATGTTTCAGTAAAAGATGATGGGGTTGGTATTTCTAAGGATATTCTACAAGGTATATTAAAAAATGATTCAAAAAGGAGAAGTGTTGGGGTAAAAAATATTGATAAGAGATTAAAAAGAATTTCTGGCAGGGGGCTTCAGATAAATAGTAATGAAGGGGAAGGAACTGAGATTCAGTTTTCAATTTAGCTATTTGTTCAGTTTTTGTTCAGAGCTAAAGAGTACAATATATTATAATGAAGTTCATAATAATTTCGATTATATGACACATTTAGACAAATGAAACATAACTGTACAAAAATTAATTCGAGCTATCATAAGGCTTCTATTAATTAATATGTTTTGTACTGATATATTTGTTCTGATAATCAACTACATACTTCTAATTATTTAACAAAGCAAACCTAATTTTAAATTACATTTCAATAGTAATAATAAGCATCCATTATCAGCAATTTATTTGTTGTCAATGGATGTACCCTATCTTAAATTTTCATTTAAATATTGTGTAGAAAAATTATCAGAACTTATGTATCATGATTTATACATAGTAGCGGCCCATAAACAATAGGGGAAGTAAATGTTATTAAATGATAATTAATACATAAACTGATGTATATAAATTTTATATAAAAATATATGTTTAGTCTATATTTTATTATAGGTGGTTAAATTACGGATGGATAATTATAGAGAGAAGTTGAAGAAAATCACAGAAACTTTATTAAAAGATGAAGATGATTATGGTGAAATAAAAAAGGCTACAGATGATTTATATGATGTTTTTGTAGCTGTGTCGGATTTAAAGGAAGATGATGCAAGTTGCAGAGAGGATGTTTATCTTTCTAAAGGAAAAGCAATAGGAACAGTTTGGGCGGCAATGTGTATAAAAGAATTTATGAGGACTAAAAGATTTATCAAAGGTGTATTTCTTGCAATAAAAGAAGCTCAAAAAAAATTCAAAGATACACAAATTCATATATTATATGCTGGAACTGGGCCTTTTGCTACTTTAATATTACCATTGACTACTATGTTTTCTAGTGAAGAAATTAAGGTTACTTTACTTGAAATAAATTCTGAAAGTATTAAAAATCTTAAGACGGTTATTAGTGTTTTGGGAGCTGCAAGTTATATAGAAGAAATTGTTCAATGTGATGCAACCACATATAAAGTAAATAAGGACAAGAATGTTCATATGATTGTTACGGAGACTATGCAGAGGGCACTTAAGAAGGAACCTCAGGTTTCCATCACTTTAAATTTAGTTCCGCAGATGATTGAAGGTGGTATATTAGTACCACAGAATGTAACAGTATCTGCAGCATTAATAGACCCCAAGAGAGATTTAGATAGAATTATGGGGATTGAAGGTGCCGACGAAGATTTTTGCTATATGCTAGGCAAAGTATTTGAACTAACTAAGGATACAACGGTAGTAGAAAATAAAGAGGGATATAAATTTCCAGAGATTGAAATTCAGATTCCAATGAATATAGAAAGAAGATTTAGAAGTTTAAATTTGCTTACGGATATACAGGTTTTTGGAGAGGAAAAATTGACATATTTGCAATGCTCATTAAACTTACCTCAAAAGCTTATGTACATAGAGTGGGAAATCGATAATTTAGAAAAATTTATATTTGAATACATAGTAAACGAAACTCCAGGATTTATGTTTCGAAAGATATAACAATTGATTTAAGGTATTATAGGAGATTT is a window encoding:
- a CDS encoding ATP-binding protein; translated protein: MHKNEKQWYRYAFIILSVTIFLLLVYRLTTSAEIRHGINAVNGQIDLSNVELDKNNYVDLDGEWEFYWKKQLSYLQQDQFKQKPDAVLKLPSVWRRNIVNGERLTSFGYATYRLKVKVKNKDQLLTLKLPAIHTSYSVYINDKLIGSGGIAGQDKATSKADLKTVISTFAPPGEEFYIIIHVSNFSGSLSGIWDSIQLGNQESINSLWSDYIKKDLFLFGSSLIMAIYHLSIFFMRGKKKPSLYFAILCIIVNIRISVLDSYFIYKIIPSASYGLVNFLNFFTIFWGPVIYAFFIFELFPFKKAKVIKNAISYIAILETLIALIMPVHVYTVGTIVYDAIDVVTLGICTFISIRAVFKKQEGAVIILTSSIIVVFSMIYDTVFELKLVGGHTEVTPIAFFIFIFLQAFTLARNFSKDYNDVIVMTTQLEDMLNKEKTLTEKLTKLDKLKDEFLANTSHELRTPLNGIINMTEAVLSGAEGYVNDMQRRNLSLVVSSGKRLNNLVNDILDMSRLKYKDIRLNRKTYDAKKLIFSVVNIFEYIKPNKQVRIELSIEEKLPFILVDEDRFNQILFNIIGNAMKFTHKGKIAVSTERIDNFVEIRIEDTGIGISEDKLDQIWNAFEQIDASITRKYGGMGLGLSITKNLVELHGGSINVESQINKGTIFRFTVPISEEEIEENSSKSNLEDKKYNYALSVPERIHGDSGKILVVDDEIINLHSIANILKHENYDITCVADGESAIEILKRDKSFSLVILDIMMPDMTGYQVCKAIRETDNLFEMPILMLTASNQPKTVIQAFKEGANDFLYKPFEVDELLARTKTLTELKKSVIKAFDMEMAFLQAQIKPHFLFNVINTIVALCDDNPEEASELLIEFSSYLRSSFDFRNLEQAIALEKEIEYVNSYLKLEKARFGEKLTIEFDIDDSIKAKIPPLVIQPLVENAVKHGVMKKSEGGTVRLSIKETNGEINVSVKDDGVGISKDILQGILKNDSKRRSVGVKNIDKRLKRISGRGLQINSNEGEGTEIQFSI
- a CDS encoding phytanoyl-CoA dioxygenase, yielding MDNYREKLKKITETLLKDEDDYGEIKKATDDLYDVFVAVSDLKEDDASCREDVYLSKGKAIGTVWAAMCIKEFMRTKRFIKGVFLAIKEAQKKFKDTQIHILYAGTGPFATLILPLTTMFSSEEIKVTLLEINSESIKNLKTVISVLGAASYIEEIVQCDATTYKVNKDKNVHMIVTETMQRALKKEPQVSITLNLVPQMIEGGILVPQNVTVSAALIDPKRDLDRIMGIEGADEDFCYMLGKVFELTKDTTVVENKEGYKFPEIEIQIPMNIERRFRSLNLLTDIQVFGEEKLTYLQCSLNLPQKLMYIEWEIDNLEKFIFEYIVNETPGFMFRKI